In the genome of candidate division KSB1 bacterium, one region contains:
- a CDS encoding T9SS type A sorting domain-containing protein, translated as MKKVGKPAILIGLMILFFVLPSFSQESWPADSAWRFMLDQNWNLMTDPPGDQNPGAVDVINNSVPTCSYFYASSTSLFFRMALADNPIQSGALRPYAWMAAIDVNGDGVLDWDIRAAGISEYLQTYCFLPPQNIGSPTLHWQVANPVAASYVRAVNMGSFYYLDMQVPFTALQRSGFAYNVTLTTQIRMFYHTSTSEAVDIKDATVPTADFTAAFGFVTPTTPGGAPNSYGRIYDTRDPEPYTSGGSFSTFETVTLSGNGWPPSTSSYYNNGVRSVRLKDPNGNVVWSGTVTTNSSGSFTNVPTWTIPDEGTSGIYTIEVMDPRVSGSWNPYDTFTVNIIQPQIYDTRDSGQWTVNETVTLSGANWPMEGTSSYNGGVRNVRIKDPDGNVVWSGTVTTNAQGAFTSTPSWTIPASAVTGTYNIEVEAPLAPGTWKSYDTFSVYLPVAVKLIAFTIQRENVSIVLRWTVAETNSFAGFVIERFENERWKKVASFADHEELAAGRSNYCFTDDEADCDDCRYRLSAVTLDGKVEILSTADLKEPREFSLLKVYPNPFNPSATISFSLAQEGAVELVVYDLRGRRVRTLLSGALAEGRHSIQWDACDDWGTPLSAGAYWIRLKAESVQTVKALIVR; from the coding sequence ATGAAAAAAGTTGGAAAACCGGCTATCCTTATCGGCTTAATGATTCTTTTTTTCGTTCTGCCGTCTTTTTCTCAGGAATCTTGGCCGGCCGACAGCGCCTGGCGTTTCATGCTCGATCAGAACTGGAATCTAATGACTGATCCTCCGGGAGATCAAAATCCCGGCGCAGTTGATGTTATAAATAATTCAGTCCCCACTTGCAGCTACTTTTACGCTTCCTCAACCAGTTTATTTTTCCGGATGGCTCTGGCCGATAATCCTATACAATCCGGCGCATTACGGCCTTATGCCTGGATGGCTGCCATCGACGTCAACGGCGACGGCGTATTGGACTGGGATATACGCGCGGCCGGTATCAGCGAGTATCTCCAAACCTACTGCTTCTTGCCGCCGCAAAACATCGGTAGCCCTACCCTTCATTGGCAGGTCGCCAATCCCGTCGCTGCCAGTTATGTGCGCGCGGTCAATATGGGCAGCTTTTATTATTTGGATATGCAGGTTCCGTTTACCGCACTGCAGCGTTCAGGCTTTGCTTATAATGTTACGTTGACGACACAAATTCGTATGTTTTACCATACTTCCACTTCAGAAGCAGTTGACATCAAAGACGCTACGGTGCCGACAGCGGACTTTACCGCCGCCTTCGGGTTCGTCACGCCCACAACGCCCGGCGGTGCTCCCAACAGCTACGGGCGAATTTATGACACCCGCGACCCCGAACCCTACACCTCCGGCGGCTCGTTCAGCACCTTTGAAACCGTTACGCTGAGCGGCAACGGCTGGCCGCCGTCGACTTCAAGCTATTATAACAACGGCGTGCGCAGCGTGCGGCTCAAAGATCCCAACGGTAACGTGGTTTGGAGCGGCACCGTCACCACCAACAGCTCCGGCTCTTTTACGAACGTACCCACATGGACGATACCCGATGAAGGAACCTCCGGCATTTATACCATTGAAGTGATGGACCCGCGTGTTTCAGGGAGCTGGAATCCCTACGATACATTCACAGTGAACATCATCCAACCTCAAATTTATGACACGCGGGACTCCGGCCAATGGACTGTTAATGAGACCGTCACGCTTTCCGGCGCCAATTGGCCGATGGAGGGGACGAGCTCTTATAACGGCGGTGTCCGTAACGTGCGCATCAAAGATCCCGACGGCAATGTCGTCTGGTCAGGAACCGTTACCACGAACGCTCAGGGTGCGTTTACTTCGACACCCAGCTGGACGATTCCGGCTTCGGCTGTAACCGGCACTTACAATATCGAAGTCGAGGCGCCGCTGGCGCCCGGCACCTGGAAATCCTATGACACTTTTTCAGTGTATTTGCCTGTAGCAGTCAAGCTCATTGCTTTTACCATACAGCGCGAAAACGTGAGCATTGTTCTACGCTGGACGGTCGCCGAAACTAATAGTTTTGCCGGCTTTGTCATTGAGCGATTCGAGAACGAGCGATGGAAAAAAGTCGCGTCTTTTGCGGATCACGAAGAACTGGCTGCCGGCCGGTCGAACTATTGCTTTACGGACGATGAGGCCGATTGCGATGACTGCCGGTATCGCTTGTCCGCGGTTACTCTGGACGGCAAAGTGGAAATTCTTTCCACTGCCGATCTCAAAGAACCCCGCGAGTTTTCTCTGCTGAAAGTTTATCCCAATCCCTTCAACCCTTCTGCGACGATCAGTTTTTCCCTCGCGCAGGAAGGAGCAGTCGAGTTGGTAGTCTATGATCTACGAGGCAGAAGAGTCCGGACCTTGCTTTCCGGTGCTCTAGCTGAAGGGCGACATTCCATTCAATGGGATGCATGCGATGATTGGGGAACCCCCTTGTCTGCAGGCGCTTATTGGATCCGCCTAAAGGCCGAGTCTGTGCAGACCGTCAAGGCACTGATTGTACGCTAA